From the Hevea brasiliensis isolate MT/VB/25A 57/8 chromosome 15, ASM3005281v1, whole genome shotgun sequence genome, one window contains:
- the LOC110658786 gene encoding receptor-like protein EIX2: protein MFLVLFLIGSLVLRCNGADLNASCIKRERDALLKFKQGLTDFSNRLLSWEGEDCCSWEGVGCSNTTGHVIKLDLHNPSSWAMYYTPQREFCDSSCLGGDINPSLVNLTHLEYFDASMNNFSYAEIPSFLGSLKNLKYLDLGFAEFAGKVPHQLSNLSNLQHLDIRWNHLTIDNPGFVPSLSRLKHLDLSGLDASNASDWFHSINMIPSLVVLRLSNCGLSHIPLILDVNFTSLTFLVLSDNNFSSTIPRWLFNISSIRYFDLSSSAFQGSIPAEIGNSNLLTMLDLSENELEGALPASIGKLSNLTELYITHSNLRGNIPESIGQLSNLEMLDLHDNFLDGMVSERHLSNLTSLTHLFLAQNQLVFNISPIWVPPFQLGWISITSCKIGPNFPQWLKTQTNLFKIDMSNASISDSIPDWFDNISLSIEDLDLSYNHITKNLPKFRKLSAHLYREIYLDSNKFEGPLDPFPSDVAILDVSNNFLSGHIPQTLTDNGMPHMRLLFLSNNQFSGGIPVYLCKMQDLNFLGLANNQLSGGVPECWQKRQGLLVMDLANNNLSGPIPVSMGSLQRLVSLHLENNNLQGEIPVSLKNLANLRALDLSGNSFSSTIPAWIGENLSSLKMFNLHSNMIHGEIPQQLCNLVSLRLLDLGRNTMTGAIPHCFGNFTAMIFNGTRSEKTWSRYPYPYLNYPHLAYDDHTLAFIKGTELEYTKTLQFLFSIDLSGNNFTGTIPEELMSLSKLQNLNLSGNYLEGHIPSNIGNMKLLESLDLSRNVLSGSIPSSITDLNFLSHLNLSFNNLSGHIPSGNQIQTLDDKSIYIGNDGLCGFPLKKCTEEEPHKGFEKVEKTTKDETEKLWFFCGLGMGFTSGFVGVCSILYFKDSWRLAYFGFADKICNKLWVIIAIKANQLRRKLHWKRF from the coding sequence ATGTTTCTCGTGCTTTTTTTGATTGGGAGTCTCGTACTCCGTTGCAATGGAGCAGATTTAAATGCAAGCTGtatcaagagagagagagatgcccTTCTCAAGTTCAAGCAAGGCCTCACAGACTTTTCAAACAGATTGTTGTCATGGGAAGGAGAAGACTGCTGCTCGTGGGAGGGAGTTGGCTGCAGTAATACAACTGGCCACGTTATAAAGCTCGACCTTCATAATCCATCGTCATGGGCGATGTATTATACTCCCCAGAGGGAATTCTGCGACTCTTCATGCTTGGGAGGTGACATCAACCCTTCTTTAGTAAATCTTACACATCTTGAATATTTTGATGCTAGCATGAACAATTTCTCATATGCTGAAATTCCAAGCTTTCTTGGTTCCCTGAAAAACTTGAAATATCTAGACCTTGGTTTTGCGGAATTCGCTGGAAAGGTTCCTCATCAACTATCAAACCTTTCAAACTTGCAGCATCTTGATATCCGTTGGAATCATTTGACAATTGACAACCCCGGATTTGTACCCTCTCTTTCTCGCTTGAAACACTTGGACCTGTCTGGACTAGACGCTTCAAATGCAAGCGACTGGTTTCACTCAATAAATATGATTCCTTCTCTAGTAGTGTTGCGTTTGTCCAATTGTGGCCTTTCTCATATTCCTCTTATTTTGGACGTGAATTTCACATCTCTTACATTTCTTGTTCTTAGCGATAACAACTTCAGTTCTACCATTCCTCGTTGGCTGTTTAATATCAGCAGCATACGGTATTTTGATCTTAGTTCCAGTGCTTTTCAAGGTTCTATTCCTGCGGAGATAGGCAATTCCAATTTGCTTACAATGCTTGACCTGTCAGAGAATGAGCTAGAGGGTGCACTTCCTGCGTCAATTGGAAAACTTTCAAATTTGACAGAATTATACATCACCCACAGCAACCTGAGGGGTAATATTCCAGAAAGCATTGGACAACTTTCCAACCTGGAAATGTTGGATCTCCATGATAATTTCTTGGATGGTATGGTTTCTGAACGTCACCTTTCGAATCTCACAAGCTTGACACACTTGTTTCTGGCGCAGAACcagttagtttttaatattagcCCCATATGGGTGCCTCCTTTTCAACTTGGATGGATCTCTATTACATCTTGCAAAATAGGTCCAAACTTTCCACAGTGGCTTAAAACCCAGACCAACCTTTTCAAAATAGACATGTCCAATGCGAGCATCTCCGATAGCATTCCTGATTGGTTTGACAATATTTCTTTGAGCATCGAAGATTTGGATCTATCATATAATCACATAACGAAAAACTTGCCAAAGTTCAGAAAATTATCTGCCCATCTTTACAGGGAAATATATTTGGATTCCAACAAGTTTGAGGGTCCTCTAGATCCTTTTCCTTCAGATGTAGCTATTCTAGATGTATCCAACAACTTTCTTTCCGGACACATTCCCCAAACACTAACTGACAACGGGATGCCACATATGAGATTATTGTTTCTCTCAAACAATCAATTCAGTGGTGGTATTCCTGTTTATCTGTGCAAGATGCAGGACTTAAATTTTCTTGGTCTTGCAAACAATCAACTGTCAGGAGGAGTTCCTGAATGCTGGCAGAAACGGCAAGGTCTACTTGTCATGGACCTAGCAAATAACAATTTGAGTGGTCCTATCCCAGTTTCTATGGGTTCTCTACAGCGACTCGTATCTCTGCACTTGGAGAACAACAATTTGCAAGGAGAGATCCCTGTGTCACTCAAGAATCTAGCAAATTTGCGGGCTCTTGATCTTAGTGGGAATTCCTTCTCAAGTACTATTCCTGCTTGGATTGGTGAAAACCTGTCTTCGCTTAAGATGTTCAATCTTCATTCCAATATGATCCATGGAGAGATTCCACAGCAGCTTTGCAATCTTGTTTCTCTTCGCCTTTTGGACCTGGGAAGAAACACGATGACTGGAGCCATTCCTCATTGTTTTGGCAATTTCACAGCCATGATTTTCAATGGAACTAGATCAGAAAAGACTTGGTCCCGGTATCCGTACCCTTACCTGAACTATCCCCATTTGGCGTATGATGATCACACTTTAGCCTTTATAAAGGGAACAGAACTCGAGTATACTAAGACACTTCAGTTTCTCTTCTCCATTGATCTTTCAGGGAATAATTTTACCGGAACGATTCCAGAAGAATTGATGAGTCTGTCAAAGCTGCAGAACCTGAATTTGTCTGGAAACTATTTAGAGGGGCATATCCCTTCTAATATTGGCAACATGAAGTTGTTAGAATCTCTTGATTTGTCTAGAAATGTGCTTTCTGGGTCTATTCCTTCCAGCATCACTGATTTGAACTTTTTGAGTCACTTGAATTTGTCATTCAATAATTTATCTGGCCATATTCCATCAGGGAACCAAATCCAGACTCTGGATGACAAATCCATTTACATTGGAAATGATGGACTTTGTGGATTCCCACTAAAGAAGTGCACAGAAGAAGAACCACATAAGGGTTTTGAAAAAGTTGAGAAGACTACCAAAGATGAGACTGAAAAGCTTTGGTTCTTTTGTGGATTGGGAATGGGATTCACTTCGGGATTTGTGGGAGtgtgtagcattttgtatttcaagGACTCTTGGAGGCTTGCATACTTTGGCTTTGCTGACAAAATCTGCAATAAGCTTTGGGTCATTATTGCGATAAAGGCAAATCAATTGCGGAGGAAGTTACACTGGAAACGATTTTAA